The Caulifigura coniformis genome includes a region encoding these proteins:
- the rho gene encoding transcription termination factor Rho has translation MKRDADLDESLTDFDFEETRQQHDAGDDFGADIIDEAPPAPAKPARTRKTASRSRSEAPAEESPRSSASSAPARRERAQPEPQDDFGFEPDSGPVKFTDGFGGRDQRDQRVSRDDDHADDIDDSDDDRPGLEESGSAEGGQQGTGEPGEGGPRRRRRRRRKKGRGGDNNGENAGSGQNSGQQGHHQGMGRQQGQYRQRSPYGGGNQRNDRFRHQGGGNDRPDFKKSRGPTSKFQRNAPPPEPAVTSGVIEGVLELHPKGYGFLRDVTNDYAARETDPFVSSSFVERHHLREGILIKGEVGPGSRGQGPRLLNIESIDGKPPEQFEELKHFDTLTPVNPHEQLRLEIPGGPVAMRVMDLLTPIGKGQRALIVAPPRTGKTILLQQIAESISTNHPEVHLIVLLIDERPEEVTDMRRNIKGEVIASSMDREIESHVRISQLIFERGKRLAEEGKDVVILMDSVTRTARAFNKWISQSGRARGVMTGGLDVKALDIPKKMFGTARRFEDGGSLTVIATALIDTNSKMDEVIFQEFKGTGNMELVLSRDLADRRIWPALDITKSGTRREEKILSPEVLDGVIMLRRSLVSMNPTEAMDQLIRTLAKFPTNTEFLARIRNVL, from the coding sequence GTGAAGCGCGACGCGGACCTCGACGAGTCGCTCACCGACTTCGACTTCGAAGAGACCCGCCAGCAGCATGACGCCGGCGACGATTTCGGCGCCGATATCATCGACGAAGCGCCTCCCGCGCCGGCCAAGCCCGCCCGCACCCGCAAAACGGCCTCCCGGTCCCGCTCCGAAGCGCCGGCCGAGGAATCGCCCCGGTCTTCCGCCTCCTCCGCTCCCGCCCGCCGCGAGCGTGCCCAGCCCGAGCCGCAGGACGATTTCGGATTCGAACCCGACTCGGGCCCGGTCAAGTTCACCGATGGATTCGGCGGTCGTGACCAGCGCGATCAACGCGTTTCGCGTGACGATGATCATGCCGACGACATCGACGACAGCGACGACGATCGTCCCGGGCTGGAAGAATCTGGCTCCGCCGAAGGGGGGCAGCAGGGAACAGGAGAACCGGGCGAAGGAGGCCCGCGTCGCCGTCGCCGTCGTCGCCGGAAAAAGGGACGCGGTGGAGACAACAACGGAGAGAACGCAGGTTCGGGACAGAATTCCGGCCAGCAGGGACATCACCAGGGAATGGGTCGGCAGCAGGGGCAGTATCGCCAGCGGTCGCCGTACGGCGGCGGCAATCAGCGAAACGACCGGTTCCGCCACCAGGGCGGCGGCAATGATCGCCCCGATTTCAAGAAGAGTCGTGGTCCGACCTCCAAGTTCCAGCGGAACGCTCCGCCTCCGGAACCGGCCGTCACCAGCGGCGTGATCGAAGGCGTCCTGGAACTGCATCCCAAGGGATACGGCTTCCTCCGCGACGTCACCAATGACTACGCCGCCCGCGAAACGGACCCGTTCGTTTCCAGCTCGTTCGTCGAACGGCATCACCTGCGTGAGGGCATCCTCATCAAGGGCGAAGTCGGTCCCGGATCGCGCGGTCAGGGTCCGCGGCTGCTCAACATCGAATCGATCGACGGCAAGCCGCCCGAGCAGTTCGAGGAACTGAAGCACTTCGACACGCTCACGCCGGTCAATCCGCACGAGCAGCTCCGGCTGGAGATCCCGGGCGGACCGGTGGCAATGCGGGTCATGGACCTGCTCACGCCGATCGGCAAGGGACAGCGGGCGCTCATCGTTGCTCCGCCGCGAACCGGCAAGACGATCCTGCTCCAGCAGATCGCCGAGTCGATTTCGACCAATCATCCGGAAGTGCACCTCATCGTGCTGCTCATCGACGAGCGGCCCGAGGAAGTCACCGACATGCGTCGGAACATCAAGGGCGAAGTCATCGCCTCCTCGATGGACCGCGAAATCGAAAGCCATGTCCGCATCAGCCAGCTCATCTTCGAACGCGGCAAGCGTCTCGCGGAAGAAGGCAAGGATGTGGTCATCCTGATGGACTCGGTCACCCGGACCGCCCGTGCTTTCAACAAGTGGATCAGCCAGTCCGGCCGCGCTCGCGGCGTGATGACCGGCGGTCTCGATGTGAAGGCCCTGGATATTCCCAAGAAGATGTTCGGAACGGCCCGCCGTTTCGAAGACGGCGGCTCGCTGACCGTCATCGCCACCGCGCTGATCGACACGAACAGCAAGATGGACGAAGTCATCTTCCAGGAGTTCAAAGGCACCGGCAACATGGAGCTCGTCCTCAGCCGCGATCTCGCCGATCGCCGCATCTGGCCGGCTCTCGATATCACGAAGTCGGGCACCCGCCGCGAAGAGAAGATTCTCTCGCCCGAAGTGCTGGATGGCGTGATCATGCTCCGCCGCAGCCTGGTGTCGATGAATCCCACCGAGGCCATGGATCAGCTGATCCGCACCCTCGCGAAGTTCCCGACCAACACCGAGTTCCTCGCGCGAATCCGCAACGTGCTGTAA
- the topA gene encoding type I DNA topoisomerase has translation MAGKRKKGLVIVESPAKAKKIGGFLGSDYEVRASMGHVRDLPQDASQIPEEFKKQSWARLGVNTTQDFSPLYVVPPEKKKVVNELKSLLKDVDELILATDEDREGESIGWHLADILQPKVPVKRMTFDEITKSAILKAIQNTRELDTNLVEAQETRRILDRLYGYTLSPLLWKKIRRGLSAGRVQSVAVRVLVQRELERLAFVKGSYWDLKANLQTPKPESFAAQLVAVGGQRIAQGKDFDESTGRITDGVNVLLLAEEPAKALQARLKSVPWTVTDLESRPQTRRPSPPFTTSTLQQEANRKLSMSAKETMQTAQRLYEDGHITYMRTDSVSLSQEALTAARGRISSSYGQDYLSDTPRQYSNRTKNAQEAHEAIRPAGTEMLTADEIGLGGREARLYDMIWKRTVASQMAEARLLFTTATITAGDAEFRATGRQVQFPGYFRAYVEGSDDPEAALESEEAALPHLEKGQTLNCTEVEALGHETKPPARYTEATLVRKLEAEGIGRPSTYASIISTVQDRGYVRKTNNQLIPTFTALAVTRLLEQHFPQLVDLAFTAQMEQSLDDISNGQGARVPYLKGFYNGTEGLEQQVKAREEGIDPRVACTIQLDKLSPAVRVGKFGPYLERTNDGETVTASLPDDISPADLSDQLAEELFHRKQQGPKSLGMHPETGMPIFVMNGPFGPYLQMGEVVQDGPKPKRVSVPKNLNPDTVEFDTAVALLALPRQLGKHPEDGKVVNAGVGRFGPYVQHAGRYKSLGKDDDVLTITMDRAVELIKEIKGRAGATPLRELGEHPQGGGAIQIFEGRYGPYVKHGKTNATLPKDKDPQLVTIEEAISLLEARAGAPKKGRAARGKAAAPTTAARKTAKPKAKAPKATDEAAKPKEPKTPKFKKKKK, from the coding sequence GTGGCTGGAAAACGGAAAAAAGGACTGGTGATCGTCGAATCCCCGGCGAAAGCCAAGAAGATCGGGGGGTTCCTGGGCAGCGATTACGAGGTCCGCGCCAGCATGGGACATGTCCGGGACCTGCCGCAGGACGCGTCCCAGATTCCCGAGGAGTTCAAGAAGCAAAGCTGGGCCCGGCTGGGGGTAAACACCACCCAGGACTTCAGTCCGCTCTACGTCGTTCCCCCTGAGAAGAAGAAGGTCGTCAACGAACTCAAGTCGCTTCTCAAGGATGTGGATGAACTGATCCTCGCGACCGACGAAGACCGCGAAGGAGAAAGCATCGGCTGGCACCTCGCGGATATCCTCCAGCCCAAGGTCCCCGTCAAACGGATGACCTTCGACGAAATCACCAAGTCGGCGATTCTCAAGGCGATCCAGAACACCCGGGAACTCGACACCAACCTCGTCGAGGCCCAGGAAACCCGCCGCATTCTCGACCGGCTTTACGGCTACACCCTCAGCCCGCTGCTGTGGAAGAAGATCCGCCGCGGACTCTCCGCGGGCCGCGTCCAGAGCGTGGCCGTCCGAGTCCTCGTGCAGCGTGAACTCGAACGGCTGGCGTTCGTCAAAGGGTCGTACTGGGATCTCAAGGCAAACCTGCAAACCCCGAAGCCCGAAAGCTTCGCGGCCCAGCTGGTGGCCGTCGGCGGACAGCGGATCGCCCAGGGAAAAGACTTCGACGAATCGACCGGGCGGATTACCGACGGCGTGAACGTCCTCCTGCTGGCGGAAGAACCGGCCAAGGCGCTGCAGGCCCGTCTGAAATCGGTTCCGTGGACGGTGACCGATCTCGAGAGCCGGCCCCAGACCCGCCGCCCCTCGCCGCCATTTACCACCAGCACCCTGCAGCAGGAAGCCAACCGCAAGCTGAGCATGAGCGCCAAGGAGACGATGCAGACCGCGCAACGTCTCTACGAAGACGGGCACATCACCTACATGCGTACCGACAGCGTCAGCCTGTCGCAGGAAGCCCTCACCGCGGCCCGCGGCCGCATTTCCTCCAGCTACGGCCAGGATTACCTCAGCGACACGCCCCGGCAGTACTCCAACCGCACCAAGAACGCACAGGAAGCTCACGAAGCGATCCGCCCCGCCGGCACCGAGATGCTGACGGCCGATGAAATCGGCCTCGGCGGCCGTGAAGCGCGTCTGTACGACATGATCTGGAAGCGGACCGTCGCCTCACAGATGGCCGAGGCCCGCCTGCTCTTCACAACAGCGACCATCACGGCGGGCGACGCCGAGTTCCGGGCGACCGGCCGCCAGGTCCAGTTCCCCGGTTACTTCCGTGCGTATGTCGAAGGGAGCGACGATCCGGAAGCGGCCCTCGAAAGTGAAGAGGCCGCTCTGCCGCATCTCGAAAAGGGTCAGACGCTCAACTGCACCGAGGTCGAAGCCCTGGGGCACGAAACCAAGCCGCCGGCGCGCTACACCGAAGCCACGCTCGTGCGGAAGCTCGAAGCCGAAGGGATCGGCCGGCCGTCGACGTACGCGAGCATCATCAGCACGGTGCAGGACCGCGGTTACGTCCGCAAGACCAACAACCAGCTGATCCCGACGTTCACGGCCCTGGCGGTCACCCGGCTGCTCGAACAGCATTTCCCTCAACTGGTTGACCTCGCGTTCACCGCCCAGATGGAACAGTCGCTCGACGACATTTCCAACGGGCAGGGCGCACGGGTTCCGTATCTCAAAGGGTTCTACAACGGCACGGAAGGGCTTGAACAGCAGGTGAAGGCCCGCGAAGAGGGGATCGACCCGCGCGTCGCCTGCACGATCCAGCTCGACAAGCTGTCGCCGGCCGTCCGTGTCGGCAAGTTCGGGCCGTACCTCGAGCGAACCAACGACGGCGAAACCGTGACCGCCTCACTGCCGGACGACATCTCTCCGGCCGATTTGAGCGACCAGCTCGCCGAGGAACTCTTCCATAGGAAACAGCAGGGCCCTAAGTCGCTGGGCATGCACCCCGAGACGGGCATGCCCATCTTCGTGATGAACGGCCCGTTCGGACCTTACCTCCAGATGGGAGAAGTCGTTCAGGATGGCCCGAAGCCCAAGCGGGTTTCGGTCCCCAAGAACCTGAATCCGGATACAGTCGAGTTCGACACGGCCGTCGCGCTCCTCGCCCTCCCGCGGCAGCTCGGGAAGCACCCGGAGGACGGCAAGGTCGTCAACGCCGGTGTCGGCCGGTTCGGGCCGTATGTCCAGCACGCGGGACGCTACAAGTCGCTCGGGAAGGACGACGACGTGCTGACGATCACGATGGATCGGGCCGTCGAACTCATCAAGGAGATCAAGGGCCGCGCCGGGGCGACGCCTCTCCGGGAACTGGGCGAGCATCCCCAGGGTGGGGGGGCGATTCAGATCTTCGAGGGCCGCTACGGCCCCTACGTGAAACACGGGAAGACCAACGCCACGCTTCCCAAGGACAAAGACCCGCAGCTGGTGACCATCGAGGAAGCCATCTCGCTGCTCGAAGCACGGGCCGGCGCTCCCAAGAAGGGGAGAGCCGCGCGCGGCAAAGCCGCGGCGCCTACGACCGCCGCCCGAAAGACGGCCAAGCCGAAGGCCAAGGCCCCCAAGGCGACCGACGAAGCCGCGAAGCCCAAGGAACCGAAGACGCCCAAGTTCAAGAAGAAAAAGAAGTAG
- a CDS encoding methyltransferase domain-containing protein yields the protein MWDVTQYTRFQSERARPFFDLVAQIPQAAAELIVDLGCGTGEQTATLLNRWPEAHVLGLDSSPEMLAKSASFVRAGQIDFQSADISSWEPTGPVDILISNAALQWLPDHERLIPRLASHVAPGGTLAVQMPNRFRNTSQRIIEDAIASGPWRDRLRDIGLQRDSVLPSETYVRLLLERGFTVNSWETTYNHLLGENGPLEWLKGTAIRPLLDALEPDEGPAFLEALSTRLNAAFPSRGGVTLFPMQRLFFVAQRGDMRDSPRAS from the coding sequence ATGTGGGACGTCACCCAGTACACCCGGTTTCAGTCCGAACGCGCCCGGCCGTTCTTTGATCTGGTCGCCCAGATCCCGCAGGCCGCCGCCGAGCTCATTGTCGACCTGGGCTGCGGCACGGGCGAACAGACGGCCACGCTACTCAACCGCTGGCCTGAGGCCCACGTCCTCGGGCTCGACAGTTCTCCCGAAATGCTCGCGAAGTCTGCGTCTTTCGTACGCGCCGGCCAGATCGATTTCCAATCCGCCGACATCTCCAGTTGGGAGCCGACAGGGCCTGTCGACATCCTTATCAGCAACGCCGCGCTTCAATGGCTGCCTGATCACGAACGGTTGATCCCGCGGCTGGCATCCCACGTCGCGCCTGGCGGGACGCTCGCCGTCCAGATGCCCAACCGATTCCGTAATACGAGCCAGCGCATCATCGAAGACGCGATTGCCTCCGGCCCGTGGCGCGACCGGCTCCGGGACATCGGCCTGCAGCGCGATTCGGTCCTGCCATCGGAAACCTATGTGCGTCTCCTCCTGGAGCGCGGCTTCACGGTCAACTCGTGGGAGACAACCTACAACCACCTCCTGGGCGAGAACGGGCCACTCGAATGGCTGAAAGGGACCGCCATCCGCCCCCTTCTGGACGCGCTGGAGCCGGACGAGGGGCCCGCGTTCCTCGAAGCGCTCAGCACCCGCCTGAACGCCGCCTTCCCATCCCGCGGCGGCGTGACCCTGTTCCCGATGCAGCGACTCTTCTTCGTCGCGCAGCGGGGCGACATGCGTGACTCGCCACGCGCCTCCTGA